In one Gracilinanus agilis isolate LMUSP501 chromosome 6, AgileGrace, whole genome shotgun sequence genomic region, the following are encoded:
- the LOC123251489 gene encoding olfactory receptor 4B1-like, with protein MAITNNVTQLIFTGLFQDQEVQRVCFVVFLPMYVATMLGNGLIILTVNMSKSLSSPMYFFLSHLSLVEICYSSTVVPKFISGLLTENKTISLDGCITQIFFFHFFGVAEILLLTVMAYDRYVAICKPLHYMTIMSRPVCRVLVVSSWLGGMFHSVIQILITVQLPFCGPNVIDHYFCDLNPLFKLACTDTFVEGIIVFANSGVIASCFFLLLISSYVVILVHLRNQSAEGRRKALSTCASHITVVLLFFGPAIFLYLRPSSTFTEDKLVSVFYTVVTPMLNPIIYSLRNAEVKNAMKRLWGKK; from the coding sequence ATGGCCATAACAAACAACGTGACCCAGCTAATCTTTACAGGACTCTTCCAGGATCAAGAAGTACAGAGAGTGTGTTTTGTGGTTTTTCTTCCAATGTATGTAGCCACAATGTTGGGCAATGGCCTCATCATCTTGACTGTCAACATGAGCAAGAGTCTGAGCTCTCCCATGTACTTCTTCCTCAGCCACTTATCCTTAGTAGAGATTTGTTACTCTTCCACAGTTGTTCCTAAATTTATTTCTGGCTTATTGACTGAGAACAAAACTATCTCTTTGGATGGCTGCATCACCCAGATCTTCTTTTTCCACTTCTTTGGAGTTGCTGAGATCCTCCTGCTTACGGTGATGGCCTATGATCGATATGTGGCCATCTGTAAACCCCTCCATTATATGACCATCATGAGCCGTCCTGTGTGTCGTGTGCTGGTGGTTAGTTCCTGGCTTGGGGGCATGTTTCACTCTGTGATTCAGATTCTCATCACTGTTCAGTTGCCCTTCTGTGGTCCCAATGTGATTGATCACTATTTCTGTGACCTCAATCCCTTGTTCAAGCTTGCCTGTACTGATACTTTTGTGGAAGGAATTATTGTGTTTGCTAACAGTGGTGTAATTGCTTCATGTTTCTTTCTCCTCTTGATTTCTTCTTACGTTGTCATCTTGGTTCACTTGAGAAACCAGTCAGCAGAGGGGAGACGCAAAGCTCTTTCCACTTGTGCCTCCCACATCACTGTTGTTCTCTTATTCTTTGGTCCTGCCATCTTTCTCTACTTGAGGCCATCTTCTACCTTTACTGAAGACAAACTTGTGTCTGTGTTCTATACAGTGGTTACTCCAATGTTGAATCCCATCATCTATTCTTTGAGAAATGCAGAAGTGAAGAATGCTATGAAGAGgttgtggggaaaaaaatga